A genomic window from Mesosutterella faecium includes:
- a CDS encoding tetratricopeptide repeat protein, whose translation MNKTIRAAAAAILIAIASWAASAQTVLYPIPEPQKEPKLVTDYPVFVNRMIGEKNYEKALQYADQGLALNPKNLNLMFKRGLILERMGRLDEAREAYSKMIRLYPEIPEPYNNLAILVADSGRGDIDHAIELLQRAITANPRFSTAHENLGDLYALKALQNYRKAVPLKGATREQLKRVGEKITMLQIVTGNDPAPEPAAGSKSQASAQPQGSAASRAQGAGAPASQAASGSVSASSFESRSTESSLFKPLPEIKP comes from the coding sequence ATGAACAAAACCATTCGGGCGGCCGCGGCCGCCATATTGATCGCCATCGCCTCCTGGGCCGCCTCGGCCCAGACCGTGCTCTACCCGATTCCGGAGCCGCAGAAGGAGCCGAAGCTTGTGACCGACTATCCGGTTTTCGTGAACCGGATGATCGGCGAGAAGAATTACGAGAAGGCCCTTCAGTACGCCGACCAGGGCCTGGCCCTCAATCCGAAGAACCTGAACCTCATGTTCAAGCGCGGGCTGATTCTCGAGCGCATGGGGCGCCTCGACGAGGCCCGCGAGGCGTACTCGAAGATGATCCGCCTCTACCCTGAGATTCCCGAGCCCTACAACAACCTCGCGATTCTCGTGGCCGACAGCGGCAGGGGCGACATCGATCACGCGATCGAGCTGCTGCAGCGGGCGATCACCGCCAACCCCCGCTTCTCGACCGCGCACGAGAACCTGGGCGACCTCTACGCGCTCAAAGCCCTGCAGAACTACCGCAAGGCCGTTCCGCTCAAGGGCGCCACCCGCGAGCAGCTCAAGCGCGTGGGCGAAAAGATCACCATGCTTCAGATCGTGACCGGCAACGACCCCGCCCCCGAGCCGGCCGCAGGCTCAAAGTCCCAGGCCTCCGCGCAGCCGCAGGGAAGCGCAGCCTCACGGGCGCAGGGCGCCGGAGCCCCTGCCTCCCAGGCGGCCTCGGGCAGCGTTTCGGCCAGCAGCTTCGAGAGCCGCAGCACCGAGAGCAGCCTCTTCAAGCCGCTGCCCGAGATCAAGCCCTGA
- the cysS gene encoding cysteine--tRNA ligase, which produces MISTNPLMIYSTLSRRKEVFKPVHEGRVGMYVCGVTVYDYCHIGHGRTFVAFDVIRRWLEARGYQVTFVRNVTDVDDKIIRRAAERGISTLELTREFTAAMQQDMASLGCLPPTYEPHATDFIPQMLDLIRTLQDKGLAYVGSDGDVDFAVRRFPGYGKLSGKSLDDLQAGARIGIGQGKRDPLDFVLWKKAKPGEPHWPSPWGEGRPGWHIECSAMSCHYLGKTFDIHGGGPDLIFPHHENEIAQSEGANGVRFANYWMHSGPLRVRAADGTEQKMSKSLHNFWTIRDALSETDGKFGAGNGAEVLRFFLLRTQYRSPISFNTGLIVDAHKALTRLYEALDGAQGDGRPLDWEEKHAAAFARAMDDDFNTPVAIAQLFELATEINRTKDPALVRQLKGLGGVLNILQRDPAVFLKGAVKGLDEEEINRLIKERSDCKKSRNFARADEIRAQCLAQGIVLLDTPQGTTWRRS; this is translated from the coding sequence ATGATCTCCACCAATCCCCTGATGATTTACTCGACGCTCAGCCGGCGCAAGGAAGTTTTCAAGCCCGTGCACGAAGGCAGGGTCGGCATGTACGTCTGCGGAGTGACGGTCTATGACTACTGCCACATCGGGCACGGGCGCACCTTCGTCGCCTTTGACGTCATCCGCCGCTGGCTTGAGGCGCGGGGCTATCAGGTCACTTTCGTGCGCAACGTGACCGACGTGGACGACAAGATCATCCGCCGCGCCGCCGAGCGCGGAATCTCCACGCTCGAGCTCACCCGCGAGTTCACCGCGGCAATGCAGCAGGACATGGCCTCGCTCGGCTGCCTGCCGCCGACCTACGAGCCCCATGCAACGGACTTCATCCCGCAGATGCTCGACCTCATCAGGACCCTGCAGGACAAGGGCCTCGCCTACGTCGGCAGCGACGGCGACGTCGATTTCGCGGTCCGCAGGTTCCCCGGCTACGGGAAGCTCTCGGGCAAGAGCCTCGATGACCTGCAGGCCGGCGCCCGCATCGGCATCGGCCAGGGCAAGCGCGATCCGCTCGACTTTGTGCTTTGGAAGAAGGCGAAGCCGGGCGAGCCGCACTGGCCGAGCCCCTGGGGCGAGGGGCGGCCCGGCTGGCACATCGAGTGCTCGGCGATGAGCTGCCACTACCTGGGCAAGACCTTCGACATCCACGGCGGCGGCCCCGACCTCATCTTCCCGCATCACGAAAACGAGATTGCCCAGAGCGAGGGAGCCAACGGCGTGCGGTTCGCCAACTACTGGATGCACTCCGGGCCGCTGCGCGTCCGCGCGGCCGACGGCACCGAGCAGAAGATGAGCAAGTCGCTGCACAATTTCTGGACGATCCGCGACGCGCTCTCCGAAACCGACGGGAAGTTCGGCGCGGGCAACGGCGCCGAGGTGCTGCGCTTTTTCCTCCTTCGCACCCAGTACCGCAGCCCGATCTCCTTCAACACGGGCCTCATCGTGGACGCGCACAAGGCCCTGACGAGGCTCTACGAGGCGCTCGACGGGGCGCAGGGCGACGGCCGGCCGCTCGACTGGGAGGAAAAGCACGCGGCGGCCTTCGCCCGCGCGATGGACGACGACTTCAACACCCCGGTGGCGATCGCGCAGCTCTTTGAGCTTGCCACCGAGATCAACCGCACGAAGGATCCCGCGCTCGTGCGCCAGCTCAAAGGCCTGGGGGGCGTTCTCAACATCCTGCAGCGCGATCCGGCGGTGTTCCTGAAGGGCGCGGTCAAGGGGCTCGACGAGGAGGAAATCAACCGGCTGATCAAGGAGCGGAGCGACTGCAAAAAGAGCAGGAACTTCGCGCGGGCCGACGAGATCCGGGCTCAGTGCCTCGCGCAGGGCATCGTGCTGCTCGACACCCCGCAGGGCACCACCTGGAGGCGCAGCTGA
- the tilS gene encoding tRNA lysidine(34) synthetase TilS encodes MPQKAEKIPSLRTLESRLGGAIASSLERVNASLRNRAEMLLAPPERPLRIGIGFSGGRDSMSLLEAAWRLSRSKKGARLIESVCALHVNHGLSKNAESWVRTCEDFCARRSIPLRVLKVHVDRRGRGIEAAAREARYRALASAAEELGLDAVLTAHHQDDRLETFLLQWMRGAGIDGLSGMPVVRGFGSGACLLVRPWLEIPRSWIEAYAKGRALAWVDDESNDDTAYLRNLIRHEVLPVLDRARPGFRKAACRSVELVMEAGEVLHSVAAEDVAHCLDAARPHAMKIAALLELPIPRQALCLRAWIASEGVEPPPRATLIEALRQARQTHSDTALTIRLGAYEIRRWGSDIVLRAFAKPVRDTSRNKRFFWRGENEIELAPWGGVLTFRRAAPGEDGFAESFLRAEPLEARGRQGGEKIKLFRFRPSRHLKQLYQSKGIPSFERGDLPLLWRGGRLLFAAGLGSEIRLMEHGEEAAGEPLWVIGWKPDRPLFGL; translated from the coding sequence ATGCCGCAGAAAGCCGAAAAGATTCCCAGCCTTCGCACGCTGGAGTCCCGCCTGGGCGGGGCGATTGCCTCAAGCCTGGAGCGGGTGAACGCTTCGCTCAGAAACCGCGCCGAAATGCTTCTTGCGCCTCCGGAGCGCCCGCTTCGCATCGGAATCGGCTTTTCCGGCGGGCGCGACAGCATGTCGCTTCTTGAGGCCGCGTGGCGCCTCTCCCGCTCGAAAAAGGGCGCCCGGCTCATTGAGTCCGTCTGCGCCCTGCACGTGAACCACGGGCTTTCCAAAAACGCGGAAAGCTGGGTGCGGACGTGCGAGGACTTCTGCGCGCGCCGCTCGATACCCCTTCGCGTGCTGAAGGTCCACGTCGACCGCCGCGGCCGCGGCATCGAGGCGGCGGCCCGGGAGGCGCGCTACAGGGCGCTTGCCTCGGCCGCCGAGGAGCTCGGGCTGGATGCCGTTCTCACCGCTCACCACCAGGATGACCGCTTGGAGACTTTCCTGCTGCAGTGGATGCGCGGCGCGGGCATCGACGGCCTTTCCGGCATGCCGGTCGTGCGCGGGTTCGGCAGCGGCGCGTGCCTGCTGGTGCGGCCCTGGCTTGAGATTCCCCGCAGCTGGATCGAGGCTTACGCGAAGGGCCGGGCCCTCGCCTGGGTCGACGACGAGAGCAACGACGACACGGCTTACCTGCGCAACCTGATCCGCCACGAGGTCCTTCCCGTGCTCGACCGCGCGAGGCCGGGCTTCCGCAAGGCCGCCTGCCGCTCCGTCGAGCTCGTCATGGAGGCGGGCGAGGTGCTGCATTCGGTGGCGGCGGAGGATGTGGCGCACTGCCTCGACGCGGCCCGTCCCCACGCGATGAAAATCGCAGCGCTGCTCGAGCTCCCCATCCCGCGGCAGGCGCTTTGCCTGCGCGCCTGGATCGCCTCGGAGGGCGTCGAGCCGCCGCCCCGCGCGACGCTGATCGAGGCGCTGAGGCAGGCCCGGCAGACGCACTCCGACACGGCGCTCACCATCCGGCTGGGGGCCTATGAGATACGGCGCTGGGGCTCGGACATTGTGCTCAGGGCCTTCGCGAAGCCCGTGCGCGACACCTCGAGAAACAAGCGCTTTTTCTGGCGCGGGGAAAACGAGATCGAGCTCGCCCCCTGGGGCGGAGTGCTCACCTTCCGGAGGGCCGCCCCGGGCGAGGACGGCTTCGCGGAGTCTTTCCTCAGGGCCGAGCCTCTTGAGGCCCGGGGCCGGCAGGGCGGAGAAAAGATCAAGCTTTTCCGCTTCCGCCCGAGCCGGCACCTGAAGCAGCTCTACCAGTCCAAGGGCATTCCTTCCTTTGAGCGCGGGGATCTGCCGCTGCTCTGGCGCGGCGGCAGGCTCCTTTTCGCCGCCGGGCTGGGCTCCGAGATAAGGCTGATGGAGCACGGCGAGGAGGCGGCCGGGGAGCCGCTCTGGGTGATCGGCTGGAAGCCGGACCGTCCGCTCTTCGGACTGTGA
- a CDS encoding aspartate kinase codes for MALIVHKYGGTSMGSPERIRNVARRVAKWKKAGHQMIVVVSAMSGETNRLLALAKEVSPRPDLRELDVVATTGEQVSIGLLAMALKDLGVDAVSMTGWQVGIHTDSAFTKARIDTIDEDAIRRQLDAGRVVVVAGFQGIDPERNITTLGRGGSDTSAVAIAAAVHADECLIFTDVDGIYTTDPRIVPEAKRLNNISFEEMLELASLGSKVLQIRSVEFAGKYKVPLRVLSSLTDPDLPVSVEAVSGTLITYEEDPKMMEKAVVTGIACSRNEAKVTVHNVPDTPGIASKILGPIAASNIDVDMIVQNVGVNGRTDFTFTVPRTDLERTVDVLKSDVLPFIGGEQILTSNNIAKISVVGVGMRSHAGVASRMFHALSQENINIQMIGTSEIKVSLVVDEKYTELAVRVLHKAFGLENGPAEI; via the coding sequence ATGGCACTTATCGTTCATAAATATGGCGGCACTTCGATGGGCTCACCCGAGCGCATCCGCAATGTGGCGCGCCGTGTCGCCAAGTGGAAGAAGGCAGGCCACCAGATGATCGTCGTCGTCTCCGCCATGAGCGGAGAGACGAACCGGCTTCTCGCCCTTGCCAAGGAAGTCTCCCCGCGCCCCGATCTGCGCGAGCTGGACGTCGTGGCGACCACGGGCGAGCAGGTTTCGATCGGGCTGCTTGCCATGGCCCTCAAGGACCTCGGGGTCGACGCGGTCTCGATGACCGGCTGGCAGGTGGGCATCCACACTGACAGCGCCTTCACGAAGGCGCGCATCGACACGATCGACGAGGACGCGATCCGCCGCCAGCTGGACGCCGGGCGCGTCGTGGTGGTGGCCGGCTTCCAGGGCATTGATCCGGAGCGCAACATCACGACGCTGGGGCGCGGAGGCTCGGATACGTCGGCCGTCGCGATCGCCGCGGCGGTGCACGCCGACGAGTGCCTGATCTTCACTGACGTCGACGGCATCTACACGACCGATCCGCGCATCGTGCCCGAGGCGAAGCGCCTCAACAACATTTCCTTTGAGGAGATGCTCGAGCTTGCCAGCCTCGGCTCCAAGGTCCTGCAGATCCGCTCGGTGGAGTTTGCGGGCAAATACAAAGTGCCCCTGCGGGTGCTTTCGAGCCTTACCGACCCCGACCTGCCGGTCTCCGTTGAAGCTGTTTCCGGCACCCTGATTACCTATGAGGAAGATCCCAAAATGATGGAAAAAGCCGTAGTCACGGGCATTGCCTGCTCGCGCAACGAAGCGAAGGTCACCGTTCACAACGTCCCGGACACCCCGGGGATCGCCTCCAAGATCCTCGGGCCCATCGCCGCCTCCAACATTGACGTGGACATGATCGTCCAGAACGTCGGCGTGAACGGGCGCACGGACTTCACCTTCACCGTGCCGCGCACCGACCTCGAGCGCACGGTCGATGTCCTGAAGTCCGACGTGCTGCCCTTCATCGGCGGCGAACAGATCCTCACCTCCAACAACATCGCGAAGATCTCTGTGGTGGGCGTCGGCATGCGCTCTCACGCGGGCGTCGCCTCCCGCATGTTCCACGCGCTCTCCCAGGAGAACATCAACATCCAGATGATCGGCACCTCGGAGATCAAGGTGAGCCTGGTGGTCGACGAGAAGTACACGGAGCTTGCCGTCCGCGTCCTTCACAAGGCTTTCGGCCTTGAAAACGGCCCGGCGGAGATCTGA
- a CDS encoding LysR family transcriptional regulator, with protein sequence MPNFNFASIFLKERAAVFLSLSKTRSFTATSRQMGLSQSSVSRIINELESELGMELMDHTVRPIRFTAEGTALQKFLSSETQYIDTYLQGLRDKNALKPRLRLGVVESIARILSQRIVSALMPDCSQISVMTGIAGYLLRRLDEDQLDVIICSDPFANRNDLRRTFLFREPSVIIAPDSLRLPNAPSWQDLQYCGLPIIQYNRNNSGGQLQQKLFNRLGLNFINKLEVDINALLLTFVSDGMGWALTRPTTLVQHPELISKVRVYRMPDPVAAREIYVITRLGELEELAARVTEIAADGIWNLIIPEIIRKAPWCADYMFAAADKTGVRKPVGKGIGSRLLVL encoded by the coding sequence ATGCCAAATTTCAACTTCGCCTCAATCTTTTTAAAAGAGCGGGCCGCTGTTTTCCTTTCTCTCAGCAAGACCCGGAGCTTTACCGCGACTTCCCGCCAGATGGGGCTCAGCCAGTCCTCCGTCTCCAGGATTATCAATGAGCTTGAATCGGAACTGGGGATGGAGCTGATGGACCATACGGTGCGTCCGATCCGGTTTACTGCGGAGGGGACAGCACTGCAGAAATTCCTGTCCTCGGAAACCCAGTACATCGACACCTACCTGCAGGGCCTGAGAGATAAAAACGCACTGAAGCCCCGGCTCAGGCTCGGCGTCGTCGAAAGCATCGCGAGGATTCTCTCCCAGCGCATCGTGAGCGCGCTGATGCCCGACTGCTCTCAAATCTCCGTGATGACGGGAATAGCCGGCTACCTGCTGCGAAGGCTGGATGAGGACCAGCTCGATGTCATCATCTGCTCCGACCCCTTCGCCAACCGAAATGACCTCAGGAGAACGTTCCTGTTCCGCGAACCCTCCGTCATCATCGCGCCCGATTCGCTGAGGCTTCCGAACGCTCCCTCCTGGCAGGATCTCCAGTACTGCGGCCTTCCCATCATTCAGTACAACCGAAACAATTCCGGCGGCCAGCTCCAGCAGAAGCTGTTCAACAGGCTGGGGCTGAATTTCATCAACAAGCTGGAAGTCGACATCAATGCGCTGCTGCTCACCTTTGTGTCTGACGGCATGGGATGGGCGCTTACCCGGCCGACGACTCTCGTGCAGCACCCTGAGCTGATTTCAAAAGTCAGAGTCTACAGAATGCCCGATCCCGTAGCCGCAAGGGAAATTTATGTGATCACGCGGCTCGGCGAGCTTGAGGAGCTTGCCGCGCGGGTGACCGAAATCGCGGCCGACGGCATATGGAACCTCATTATTCCTGAAATCATCAGAAAAGCCCCCTGGTGCGCAGACTATATGTTCGCGGCCGCAGATAAAACAGGCGTGCGCAAGCCCGTTGGGAAAGGCATTGGAAGCCGGCTGCTGGTTCTTTGA
- a CDS encoding anaerobic C4-dicarboxylate transporter family protein has product MFFAEFCIIILAMLLGARYGGVFFGLAGGVGLMVLILVFGLAPSSPPINVMLIMMSVVLAASTLQSSGGMAFLVRIAEKLLRKYPKAVTFVAPLIAFVFTFMAGTGNVLYSILPVIAEVARETGIRPERPISISVIASQHAVPASPISAATVAMVALLGSQGVTVLTILAIVCPAVIIGLFCGALAVCKKGKELSEDPEYQKRVAQGYFDSAKKAQAHGTEGGETRSAKVSVAVFLIAAVTVVLVGTFPELRPHVVNAAGKASQVSMTHMIELIMLITGAIIVVFCKAKPDEIIRTSVFRAGMMGVVTVFGLAWMSDTWIANNLPYIKTTVAAAVQSTPWLFAFALFFVSALTHSQGATVAALMPLGVALRIDPLTLVAMYPAVCGYFLIPSTGVLLAGVAFDETGTTKIGKWVFNHSYIVPGMVTTFCSVVAGLAVRNIFF; this is encoded by the coding sequence ATGTTTTTCGCTGAATTCTGCATCATCATCCTGGCCATGCTGCTGGGCGCCCGGTACGGCGGCGTCTTCTTCGGCTTGGCAGGCGGCGTGGGCCTGATGGTCCTCATTCTCGTTTTCGGCCTGGCCCCGTCCTCCCCGCCCATCAATGTGATGCTGATCATGATGAGCGTGGTGCTCGCGGCCTCAACGCTGCAGAGTTCGGGCGGCATGGCCTTTTTGGTGAGAATCGCCGAAAAGCTGCTCCGGAAGTATCCGAAGGCCGTGACTTTCGTCGCCCCGCTCATCGCCTTTGTCTTCACTTTCATGGCCGGGACGGGCAATGTTCTTTATTCCATCCTTCCGGTCATTGCAGAGGTCGCCCGTGAAACCGGCATACGCCCCGAGAGGCCTATTTCCATCTCGGTCATCGCCTCGCAGCACGCCGTGCCCGCATCTCCGATTTCGGCGGCCACGGTGGCGATGGTGGCCCTTCTGGGCAGCCAGGGAGTCACGGTTCTCACCATTCTTGCAATTGTCTGCCCCGCCGTGATCATCGGCTTGTTCTGCGGAGCCCTTGCCGTGTGCAAAAAAGGCAAGGAACTCAGCGAGGACCCTGAATATCAGAAACGGGTCGCACAAGGCTACTTCGACTCGGCGAAAAAAGCTCAGGCTCATGGCACGGAAGGAGGTGAGACCCGCTCCGCCAAGGTTTCCGTCGCCGTCTTTCTGATCGCAGCGGTCACGGTCGTGCTGGTGGGCACTTTCCCGGAGCTGCGGCCTCATGTCGTCAACGCAGCCGGCAAGGCGAGTCAGGTTTCGATGACGCATATGATCGAGCTGATCATGCTCATCACCGGCGCGATCATCGTCGTCTTCTGCAAGGCCAAGCCCGACGAGATCATCCGCACCTCCGTTTTCAGGGCCGGCATGATGGGCGTCGTCACCGTGTTCGGCCTGGCCTGGATGAGCGATACCTGGATTGCCAACAATCTGCCTTACATTAAGACCACAGTGGCCGCTGCCGTTCAGTCCACGCCCTGGCTGTTTGCGTTTGCCCTGTTCTTCGTTTCCGCGCTCACGCATTCCCAAGGGGCTACGGTCGCCGCTCTGATGCCGCTCGGCGTCGCCCTGCGCATCGACCCGCTCACGCTGGTCGCCATGTATCCTGCGGTCTGCGGCTACTTTCTCATCCCCTCCACCGGCGTGCTGCTGGCCGGCGTCGCCTTCGATGAAACGGGCACCACGAAGATCGGCAAGTGGGTCTTCAATCACTCCTACATTGTTCCCGGTATGGTGACTACGTTCTGCAGCGTCGTCGCCGGACTGGCGGTGAGAAATATTTTCTTCTAA
- the argH gene encoding argininosuccinate lyase yields MTKAVQRGKIKKAPCAEAVKYLIRPAIETDLKRSYNTILDINKAHVLMLAKQGIISRGDAKKILAATLQIESEKDHPSFEINPEVEDLYFNLERYLIKLTGLEVGGKQHTARSRNDLFATEIRMDTRRYYLKLAGMLNELRRSLIELAEKNVDTVMSGYTHMQPSEPITFGHYLSGVSFALARDYERFEQAWRSLNLCPLGGGSMGSTSFPIDRNYTAQLLGFDAPVQNSLDCVASRDYVLSIVMTLAQTANTMSRCALDLYNWATPEYGYIEVDDSCAVCSSIMPQKKNPFTLEHVKAKAAHMEGFMISVYNGMKNVIFSHCRDISVETPRFFWTAMQEMEADIALLNVTVKTLSVKPKRMLNNARKNFCTVTELANYLVRYDGVSFREAHEIIADVVANMCDRELTSADIDREAINEVSRSLFNFETKLTDELVREALDPCRVVQEKKCIGGTAHEEVLRQIGLLREELAQDEKRLAERREQTEKAAQGLEEAVRQFIG; encoded by the coding sequence ATGACGAAAGCCGTACAAAGAGGAAAAATCAAGAAGGCTCCCTGCGCCGAGGCCGTGAAGTACCTGATCCGGCCCGCGATCGAAACCGATCTCAAACGCTCCTACAACACCATCCTTGACATCAACAAGGCCCATGTCCTGATGCTCGCGAAGCAGGGCATCATCTCCCGCGGCGACGCGAAGAAAATCCTTGCCGCCACGCTGCAGATCGAAAGCGAGAAGGATCATCCCAGCTTTGAAATCAACCCCGAGGTCGAGGACCTCTACTTCAACCTGGAGCGCTACCTCATCAAGCTCACCGGACTTGAGGTGGGAGGCAAGCAGCACACGGCCCGCAGCCGCAACGACCTCTTCGCCACGGAAATCCGCATGGACACGCGCCGCTACTACCTGAAGCTCGCCGGAATGTTGAACGAGCTGCGGCGCAGCCTGATCGAGCTCGCGGAGAAAAACGTCGACACCGTCATGTCGGGCTACACCCACATGCAGCCCTCCGAGCCGATCACCTTCGGGCACTACCTCTCGGGCGTCTCCTTCGCCCTCGCGCGGGACTACGAGCGCTTCGAGCAGGCCTGGAGGTCTCTGAACCTCTGCCCTCTCGGGGGCGGCTCCATGGGCTCGACCTCGTTTCCGATTGACAGGAACTACACCGCGCAGCTGCTCGGGTTCGACGCCCCGGTGCAGAACTCGCTCGACTGCGTGGCCTCGCGCGACTACGTGCTGTCGATTGTGATGACGCTCGCGCAGACCGCGAACACGATGAGCCGCTGCGCGCTCGACCTCTACAACTGGGCCACGCCCGAGTACGGCTACATCGAGGTCGACGACTCCTGCGCCGTCTGCTCCTCGATCATGCCGCAGAAGAAGAACCCCTTCACCCTTGAGCACGTGAAGGCGAAGGCCGCCCATATGGAAGGCTTCATGATCTCCGTCTACAACGGCATGAAGAACGTCATTTTCTCCCACTGCCGCGACATCAGCGTGGAAACCCCGCGCTTCTTCTGGACCGCCATGCAGGAGATGGAGGCAGACATCGCGCTGCTTAACGTCACCGTGAAAACCCTCAGCGTGAAACCGAAGCGGATGCTGAACAATGCGCGGAAGAACTTCTGCACCGTCACCGAGCTCGCGAACTACCTCGTGCGCTATGACGGCGTCTCCTTCCGCGAAGCCCACGAGATCATCGCCGACGTCGTCGCCAACATGTGCGACCGGGAGCTCACGAGCGCGGACATCGACCGCGAGGCGATCAACGAGGTGAGCCGCAGCCTCTTCAATTTCGAAACCAAGCTCACCGACGAACTCGTGCGCGAAGCGCTCGACCCCTGCCGCGTGGTGCAGGAGAAGAAATGCATCGGGGGCACGGCGCACGAGGAGGTGCTGCGCCAGATCGGTCTCCTGCGCGAGGAGCTCGCCCAGGATGAAAAGCGGCTCGCCGAGCGCCGGGAGCAGACGGAGAAGGCCGCCCAAGGACTCGAGGAAGCCGTCCGGCAGTTTATCGGCTAA
- a CDS encoding phosphoribosyltransferase family protein — translation MNQKYFDFEIMGIRRRLPYVKVSDSVGLASFVCISDTELVETVAPELVKRLPRNVDMLMTAEAKGIILCYEMSRLMGMKHFIVARKSRKPYMQNPISHTVHSITTQKEQTLWLDGCDAEEIRGKNVALVDDVIATGESMEAIESLAKKAGANVVARAAILAELQSVNRSDVIYLKKHYVFRPNDDGTFTPIDRL, via the coding sequence ATGAACCAGAAGTATTTTGATTTTGAGATCATGGGCATTCGGCGCAGGCTGCCCTATGTGAAGGTGTCGGACTCCGTGGGGCTCGCGAGCTTTGTCTGCATTTCCGACACGGAGCTCGTCGAGACCGTGGCCCCGGAGCTCGTGAAGAGGCTTCCGCGCAACGTCGACATGCTGATGACCGCCGAAGCGAAGGGCATCATCCTCTGCTATGAGATGAGCCGCCTCATGGGCATGAAGCACTTCATCGTGGCCCGCAAGAGCCGCAAGCCCTACATGCAGAACCCGATCTCCCATACGGTTCACTCCATCACGACGCAGAAGGAGCAGACGCTGTGGCTCGACGGCTGCGACGCAGAGGAGATCCGCGGAAAAAACGTGGCGCTGGTGGACGACGTCATCGCGACCGGGGAATCCATGGAGGCCATCGAGTCACTGGCGAAAAAAGCGGGAGCGAATGTCGTCGCGCGGGCGGCGATCCTCGCCGAGCTGCAGTCTGTGAACCGCAGCGACGTCATTTATCTCAAGAAGCACTATGTGTTCCGGCCGAATGACGACGGAACCTTTACGCCCATTGACCGCCTTTGA
- a CDS encoding RnfH family protein, which produces MREISLTVPEGSTVEQAAEIARAEGGFACGEGSALSVWGKKAGRGQRVRGGDRIEWTEPLVIDPAEARRLRAERAAAAPCRGRHGSRHRLI; this is translated from the coding sequence GTGCGGGAGATAAGCCTCACCGTGCCCGAGGGCAGCACGGTCGAGCAGGCCGCGGAGATCGCGCGGGCCGAGGGCGGCTTTGCCTGCGGCGAAGGAAGCGCCCTTTCCGTCTGGGGCAAAAAAGCGGGACGCGGCCAGCGGGTCCGCGGGGGCGACCGCATCGAGTGGACCGAGCCGCTTGTGATCGATCCGGCCGAGGCCAGAAGGCTGCGGGCCGAGCGGGCCGCTGCCGCCCCCTGCCGGGGCCGGCACGGCAGCCGACACCGCCTCATTTAA
- the smpB gene encoding SsrA-binding protein SmpB — MANTNPHIVNRKAHFNYSVEEKFECGLVLKGWEVKSVRAGRVQIGDSHVYEYGGELWLCNAHMNPTDEISTHEKANPTRTRKVLMHKKEIMRLIGRVERQGYSLIPLDMHFTRGRVKLTLALAKGKREYEKREDESKRQWERDRQRLMKTRSRGR; from the coding sequence GTGGCCAATACAAATCCCCATATCGTCAACCGCAAGGCGCATTTCAACTATTCCGTCGAGGAGAAGTTCGAGTGTGGCCTGGTCCTGAAGGGCTGGGAGGTGAAGAGCGTGCGCGCGGGGCGGGTGCAGATCGGCGACAGCCACGTCTATGAGTACGGCGGGGAGCTCTGGCTGTGCAACGCCCACATGAACCCGACCGATGAAATCTCCACGCACGAGAAGGCCAATCCGACCCGGACGCGCAAGGTGCTCATGCATAAAAAGGAAATCATGCGGCTGATCGGCCGCGTCGAGCGCCAGGGGTACTCGCTCATCCCGCTGGACATGCACTTCACGCGCGGACGGGTGAAGCTCACCCTCGCGCTCGCCAAGGGCAAACGCGAGTACGAAAAGCGCGAGGACGAGTCCAAGCGCCAGTGGGAGCGCGACCGCCAGAGGCTGATGAAGACGCGCTCGCGCGGCCGCTGA